The proteins below come from a single Pleuronectes platessa chromosome 1, fPlePla1.1, whole genome shotgun sequence genomic window:
- the LOC128442224 gene encoding BTB/POZ domain-containing protein KCTD12, producing MAQTGSQTSTFPEIVELNVGGQVYVTRLETLTSAPNSLLWAKFTQSSPGELPKDSKGRFFIDRDGFLFRYILDYLRDSELSLPEFFKERRRLQKEADFFQLPELSRFLAPGKDGSYTEDSGEPEEVELSSPVTSSSDRTPRSPGADSGYITVGYRGSYTIGRDIQADAKFRRVARITVCSKISLAKEVFGETLNESRDPDRSPDRYTSRYYLKYNFLEQAFDRLAEVGFHMVACNSTGTCSYGGSDPGEDKLWTSYTEYVFSR from the coding sequence ATGGCACAGACCGGCAGCCAAACTTCAACTTTCCCGGAGATAGTGGAGCTGAACGTGGGCGGGCAGGTGTATGTGACCCGGCTGGAGACCCTCACCTCGGCGCCCAACTCCCTGCTCTGGGCCAAGTTCACCCAGAGCTCCCCGGGCGAGCTGCCCAAAGACAGCAAGGGCCGCTTCTTCATCGACCGGGACGGCTTTCTCTTCCGGTACATCTTGGATTACTTGCGGGACTCGGAACTCTCCCTGCCCGAGTTTTTCAAGGAGCGGAGGCGGCTGCAGAAGGAGGCGGACTTCTTCCAGCTGCCGGAGCTGTCGAGGTTCCTGGCGCCCGGGAAGGACGGCTCGTACACGGAGGACAGCGGGGAGCCGGAGGAGGTTGAGCTCAGCAGCCcggtcacctcctcctccgaccGGACGCCGCGCTCCCCCGGGGCCGACTCCGGATACATCACCGTGGGGTACAGAGGCAGCTACACCATCGGTAGAGACATCCAGGCGGACGCCAAGTTCCGTAGGGTGGCCCGGATAACCGTGTGCAGTAAGATCTCTCTGGCCAAGGAGGTGTTCGGAGAGACCCTGAACGAGAGCCGGGACCCGGACCGATCCCCGGACAGATACACCTCCAGGTACTACCTCAAGTACAACTTTCTGGAGCAGGCGTTCGACCGGCTGGCCGAGGTGGGCTTCCACATGGTGGCCTGCAACTCCACCGGGACCTGCTCATATGGCGGAAGCGACCCGGGGGAAGACAAACTGTGGACCAGCTACACGGAGTATGTTTTCAGCAGGTGA